A single region of the Camelus ferus isolate YT-003-E chromosome 2, BCGSAC_Cfer_1.0, whole genome shotgun sequence genome encodes:
- the LOC102523238 gene encoding ferritin light chain: MHLWASYSYLSLGFYFDCEDVALEGVGHFFHELAEEKQEGDDWLLKLQNQHSGCTLFQDVQKPPHDEWDKTQDATEATVLREKNLNQALLDLCALGSACADPHLCDFWESHFLDEEVTLIKKIGDLLTNLCRLSGPQAGLGDYLLERLTLKHDYEPLQPSSL, from the coding sequence ATGCATCTGTGGGCTTCCTACAGCtacctctctctgggcttctattTCGACTGCGAGGATGTGGCTCTGGAGGGTGTGGGCCACTTTTTCCACGAATTGGCTGAGGAGAAGCAAGAAGGCGATGACTGGCTCTTGAAATTGCAAAACCAGCACAGCGGCTGCACCCTCTTCCAGGACGTGCAGAAGCCACCTCATGACGAGTGGGATAAGACCCAGGACGCTACGGAAGCAACTGTGCTCCGAGAGAAGAACCTGAACCAGGCCCTTTTGGATCTGTGTGCCCTGGGTTCTGCCTGTGCAGACCCCCACCTCTGTGACTTCTGGGAGAGCCATTTCCTAGATGAGGAGGTGACACTCATCAAGAAGATAGGCGACCTCCTGACTAACCTCTGCAGGCTGtctggtccccaggctgggctgggtgacTACCTCTTGGAAAGGCTCACCCTCAAGCACGACTATGAGCCTCTGCAACCCAGCAGCCTTTGA